In Spirosoma aureum, a single genomic region encodes these proteins:
- a CDS encoding ABC transporter ATP-binding protein, with translation MLDVTSLSKQFGQTLVLNNLTFDLPAGQVMAVLGRSGCGKTTLLKILAGLETPDTGEVRMDGQSILSVPPELRQVVYLYQEPLLFPHLNVFENVAFGLRIRKVTNEQVDHQVHELLADLELSNQGKKQPSQLSGGQRQRVSFGRALIIKPRLLLLDEPFGNLDAQTRATMQNLFGRVARQYQMTALFVTHDSREALTVGTSFGYLDQGVMTSYESVSDFVNDPRTGVHAELAFWESVQLRGQKAVSSRIPLP, from the coding sequence ATGCTTGACGTAACTTCCCTGTCAAAACAATTCGGTCAAACGCTTGTCCTGAATAACCTTACATTCGATCTTCCGGCAGGTCAGGTGATGGCAGTTCTGGGTCGGTCAGGCTGTGGCAAGACAACCTTACTAAAAATTCTGGCCGGACTCGAAACGCCGGATACCGGCGAGGTGCGCATGGATGGGCAAAGCATTCTGAGCGTACCTCCGGAACTTCGTCAGGTCGTTTATCTCTATCAGGAACCGCTATTGTTTCCGCACCTGAATGTATTTGAGAACGTAGCGTTTGGGCTTCGTATCAGAAAAGTAACGAACGAACAGGTCGATCACCAGGTACATGAACTACTGGCCGATCTGGAACTTAGCAATCAGGGAAAAAAACAACCCAGTCAGTTATCGGGAGGGCAACGTCAGCGGGTTTCGTTCGGGCGCGCACTGATCATAAAACCCCGGCTGTTACTTCTTGATGAGCCCTTCGGTAACCTCGATGCGCAAACACGCGCTACCATGCAAAACCTGTTCGGGCGGGTGGCCCGGCAATACCAGATGACAGCCCTGTTCGTCACGCACGACAGCCGGGAAGCCCTGACCGTCGGCACCTCTTTCGGATACCTCGACCAGGGTGTTATGACTTCCTATGAATCGGTAAGCGATTTTGTCAATGACCCACGTACGGGCGTTCATGCCGAACTGGCTTTTTGGGAATCCGTGCAGTTAAGGGGCCAGAAGGCAGTTTCTTCCAGAATCCCATTGCCCTGA